A genomic window from Parasteatoda tepidariorum isolate YZ-2023 chromosome 10, CAS_Ptep_4.0, whole genome shotgun sequence includes:
- the LOC122271742 gene encoding uncharacterized protein produces MFQWIPSHVGINGNENADQLAKKRTLEPQCNKSIPPDSLKKQFFEKLLTDLKRNETVKSTGKPWANMQNSWKKFCHSPRKKAVANFRLSTGRDCLAKQLRIGILPSSECQICNSETMNSDHLLVCPLLEKQSQERGDLCKLYWDPRNHMNSL; encoded by the coding sequence atgttcCAGTGGATCCCTTCGCATGTGGGAATCAATGGCAATGAAAATGCAGACCAACTAGCCAAGAAACGGACACTCGAACCACAATGTAATAAATCGATTCCACCAGACTCCCTTAAAAAGCAGTTTTTCGAGAAACTTTTGACTGACCTAAAGCGCAACGAAACAGTAAAATCCACCGGAAAACCCTGGGCTAACATGCAAAAcagttggaagaaattttgtcaCAGTCCTCGTAAGAAGGCTGTGGCAAACTTTAGACTCTCAACAGGCCGTGACTGCTTGGCAAAGCAGCTCAGAATAGGTATCCTTCCATCTAGTGAGTGCCAAATCTGCAATTCGGAAACCATGAACTCAGACCACTTGCTTGTATGCCCCTTACTAGAGAAACAATCTCAAGAGCGGGGTGATCTCTGTAAACTTTACTGGGATCCCAGAAATCACATGAACTCTCTGTAA